The proteins below are encoded in one region of Prevotella melaninogenica ATCC 25845:
- a CDS encoding DUF5004 domain-containing protein has translation MRTIRGNLFAIGLLFSTAMAFTGCSTVDDGSFTAPITLSEKIGGKWVVNSVVQTDEANARTKTLTDLLDFDTFVINLNQDEAGNPSTFTVEGSAPLLLPTSGTWKMDYNFTKSDNTPSRLLLNDGKAETALTVTAVPGNTKTLEYRLTRKTNGQPFVSYTYNLTQAVK, from the coding sequence ATGAGAACAATCAGAGGTAATTTGTTCGCTATTGGACTACTCTTTTCTACGGCAATGGCGTTCACGGGATGTTCTACAGTTGATGACGGAAGTTTTACAGCACCGATAACGCTAAGTGAAAAGATTGGCGGTAAGTGGGTTGTTAATTCTGTTGTGCAGACTGATGAAGCGAATGCTCGTACAAAGACATTGACAGACCTACTCGATTTTGACACGTTTGTCATCAATCTAAACCAAGATGAGGCTGGTAATCCATCAACCTTCACGGTAGAAGGTAGTGCACCACTCTTGTTGCCTACAAGTGGCACATGGAAGATGGATTACAATTTCACAAAGAGTGATAACACGCCAAGTCGACTCCTTCTCAATGACGGAAAGGCTGAGACAGCACTCACTGTAACGGCTGTACCAGGTAATACGAAGACATTGGAATATCGTTTGACACGCAAGACAAACGGCCAGCCTTTTGTTTCTTACACTTACAATTTGACACAGGCGGTTAAGTAA